In Nitrospirota bacterium, one genomic interval encodes:
- a CDS encoding CooT family nickel-binding protein: MCDLKAYLKKNDKEELLLEAVNQVKSEGGVVILRNLFGEEKRVTGVVREVSLVKSRLIVEQA; encoded by the coding sequence ATGTGTGATCTCAAGGCGTATCTCAAGAAGAACGATAAAGAGGAACTGCTGCTCGAGGCGGTGAACCAGGTCAAGAGCGAGGGCGGGGTGGTCATCCTGCGCAATCTCTTCGGCGAGGAGAAGCGGGTCACCGGCGTTGTCCGCGAGGTCTCGCTCGTCAAGAGCCGCCTTATCGTGGAGCAGGCATGA
- a CDS encoding cytochrome c3 family protein: MKGRVLAILAAGLFCAATAWGKVGGGDITFSMTGAADVTYSHEFHVMKAGLKCTDCHYKVFDTHVARKKMTMADMEKGLYCGACHDGQRAFNVKGNCDKCHK; encoded by the coding sequence ATGAAAGGGAGAGTTCTTGCCATACTTGCAGCGGGTCTGTTCTGCGCGGCGACGGCATGGGGCAAAGTGGGCGGAGGGGATATCACCTTTTCGATGACCGGTGCCGCCGACGTCACCTATAGCCACGAGTTCCATGTCATGAAAGCGGGCCTGAAATGCACGGACTGCCACTACAAGGTCTTCGACACCCATGTAGCGAGAAAAAAGATGACCATGGCTGACATGGAGAAGGGCTTGTACTGCGGCGCGTGTCACGACGGACAGCGTGCCTTCAACGTGAAGGGCAACTGCGACAAGTGCCATAAGTAG
- a CDS encoding (2Fe-2S)-binding protein, with protein sequence MINLEINGKSYQVDVAPDVPLLWVIRERLKLTGTKYGCGIGMCGSCTVHLDGKAERSCQTPVGSVGGRKITTIEGLPEDHPVKQAWIKEQVPQCGYCQTGQIMQAASLLKEDPHPSEAKIIDAMNGNLCRCGTYQKIKSAIRVASAGGKK encoded by the coding sequence ATGATCAATCTCGAAATCAACGGCAAATCGTATCAGGTTGACGTAGCGCCGGACGTACCGCTGCTCTGGGTCATCCGGGAGCGGCTCAAACTGACCGGCACCAAGTACGGATGCGGCATCGGCATGTGCGGCTCCTGCACCGTACACCTCGACGGCAAGGCTGAGCGTTCCTGCCAGACACCGGTCGGATCGGTCGGGGGCAGGAAAATCACGACCATCGAAGGCCTGCCCGAGGACCATCCGGTGAAACAGGCCTGGATCAAGGAGCAGGTCCCGCAGTGCGGGTACTGCCAGACCGGCCAGATCATGCAGGCGGCCTCGCTCCTGAAAGAAGACCCCCATCCCTCGGAGGCGAAGATCATCGATGCCATGAACGGCAACCTCTGCCGCTGCGGCACCTACCAGAAGATCAAGAGCGCTATCCGCGTGGCATCTGCAGGAGGTAAAAAATGA